A single genomic interval of Camelina sativa cultivar DH55 chromosome 11, Cs, whole genome shotgun sequence harbors:
- the LOC104726767 gene encoding staphylococcal nuclease domain-containing protein 1-like isoform X2: protein MATVAATENQWLKGRVKAVTSGDCLVITALTHTRSGPPPEKTITLSSLMAPKLARRGGIDEAFAWESREFLRKLCIGKEVAFKVDYKVEAIAGREFGSVYLGNENVAKLVVQNGWAKVRAPGQQNQDKVSPYISELLLLEEQAQQEGLGRWSKVPGASEASIRNLPPSAVGDSGNFDAMGLLAASKGKPMEGIVEQVRDGSTIRVYLLPEFQFVQVFVAGLQAPSMGRRQSTQEAVVEPDVTATPNGDASAGPLTSAQRLAASAASSSVEVSSDPFAMEAKYFTELRVLNRDVRIVLEGVDKFNNLIGSVYYSEGETVKDLGLELIENGLAKYVEWSANMLEEEAKKKLKAVELQCKKNRVKMWANYVPPASNSKAIHDQNFTGKVVEVVSGDCLVVADDAIPFGSPMAERRVCLSSIRSPKMGNPRREEKPAPYAREAKEFLRQKLIGKQVIVQMEYSRKVIPGDGVATSGAAERVMDFGSVFLPSPTKADTDVAAAATPGVNIAELIISRGLGNVVRHRDFEERSNHYDALLAAEARAIAGKKGIQSAKDSPAMHITDLTVASAKKAKDFLPSLHRSRRISAVVEYVLSGHRFKLYIPKETCSIAFAFSGVRCPGRGEPYSEEAIALMRRKIMQRDVEIEVETVDRTGTFLGSMWEGKTNAGTYLLEAGLAKMQTGFGADRIPEAHILELSERSAKNQKLKIWENYVEGEEVVNGNSTVETRQKETLKVVVTEVLGGGRFYVQSVGDQKVASIQNQLASLSLKDAPIIGSFNPRKGDIVLAQFSLDNSWNRAMIVNGPRGAVQSPDEKFEVFYIDYGNQETVPYSAIRPVDPSVSSAPGLAQLCRLAYMKVPSLEEDFGPEAGEYLHTVTLGSGKEFKAVVEERDTSGGKVKGQGTGTELAVTLIAVDDEISVNAAMLQEGIARIEKRRKWEPKDKKAALDALEKFQDEARKSRTGIWQYGDIQSDDEDSVPVRKPGRG from the exons ATGGCGACTGTGGCAGCAACTGAGAACCAGTGGCTCAAAGGGAGAGTTAAGGCTGTTACCTCCGGAGACTGCTTGGTCATCACTGCTTTGACCCACACCAGATCTGGCCCACCTCCTGAAAAGACCAtcactctttcttctcttatgGCTCCTAAGCTG GCTCGCAGGGGAGGGATAGATGAGGCTTTTGCATGGGAAAGCAGAGAGTTTCTGAGGAAGCTTTGTATTGGAAAG GAGGTTGCTTTCAAAGTGGATTACAAAGTGGAAGCTATTGCTGGAAGAGAATTTGGCTCGGTTTACCTTGGCAACGAAAATGTTGCTAAGCTTGTTGTGCAAAACGGCTGGGCAAAG GTCAGAGCGCCAGGTCAGCAGAATCAGGATAAGGTCAGTCCTTACATTTCAGAGCTGTTACTGCTAGAAGAGCAGGCTCAGCAGGAAGGGCTTGGTCGTTGGAGCAAG GTTCCTGGTGCTTCTGAGGCATCTATCAGAAATCTTCCTCCTTCTGCCGTTGGGGATTCTGGGAATTTTGATGCCATGGGTCTTTTAGCCGCAAGTAAAGGCAAGCCCATGGAAGGTATCGTTGAGCAAGTCCGTGATGGCAGTACCATCCGGGTTTATCTTCTTCCGGAGTTTCAGTTTGTGCAAGTATTTGTTGCTGGACTCCAG GCTCCCTCGATGGGAAGGAGACAATCTACTCAAGAAGCTGTTGTTGAGCCAGATGTTACAGCAACTCCAAATGGAGATGCTTCTGCTGGTCCTCTAACATCAGCTCAGAGACTCGCTGCCTCAGCAGCATCATCGTCCGTTGAGGTTTCCTCTGACCCTTTTGCAATGGAAGCCAAGTACTTTACTGAGCTCCGTGTGCTCAATAGAGAT GTTCGCATTGTTCTTGAAGGCGTGGACAAATTCAACAATCTGATTGGGTCAGTTTATTATTCTGAGGGAGAGACAGTAAAAGACTTGGGGTTGGAGCTTATTGAAAAC GGCCTTGCTAAGTATGTTGAGTGGAGTGCCAATATGTTAGAGGAAGAAGCTAAAAAGAAGCTGAAAGCTGTTGAACTTCAATGCAAGAAAAACCGGGTTAAAATGTGGGCAAACTATGTCCCTCCAGCTTCCAACTCTAAGGCTATCCATGATCAGAACTTTACCGGAAAG GTAGTGGAAGTTGTGAGTGGGGATTGCTTGGTAGTTGCTGATGATGCTATCCCATTCGGGAGCCCAATGGCAGAGCGGAGAGTTTGTCTTTCGAGCATTAGGTCTCCTAAAATGGGAAACCCACGCAGAGAGGAGAAACCTGCCCCTTATGCACGGGAAGCCAAGGAGTTTCTGAGACAAAAGCTTATTGGAAAGCAG GTTATCGTTCAAATGGAATACTCAAGGAAGGTCATCCCAGGTGATGGTGTTGCTACATCTGGAGCTGCTGAGAGGGTCATGGATTTTGGCTCAGTATTCCTTCCATCTCCTACCAAGGCTGATACAGATGTAGCAGCTGCAGCAACTCCTGGAGTGAATATTGCTGAACTCATTATTTCCCGTGGGTTAGGGAATGTTGTTAGACATCGGGACTTTGAAGAGAGGTCAAACCATTACGACGCACTCCTAGCTGCTGAAGCTCGTGCTATTGCTGGCAAGAAGGGGATCCAATCTGCAAAGGATTCTCCAGCCATGCACATTACAGACCTGACTGTGGCCTCAGCCAAGAAGGCTAAAGATTTCCTGCCATCCCTGCACAGAAGCAGGAGAATATCTGCAGTTGTGGAATATGTCCTGAGTGGACATCGGTTCAAGCTATACATCCCAAAGGAAACGTGCAGTATTGCCTTTGCATTCTCTGGTGTCAGATGTCCTGGGCGTGGCGAACCTTATTCAGAAGAAGCTATTGCTTTAATGAGACGTAAGATCATGCAGAGAGATGTCGAG ATCGAAGTTGAAACTGTGGATAGAACCGGTACCTTTTTGGGATCAATGTGGGAAGGGAAGACCAATGCAGGAACATATCTTCTTGAAGCTGGCCTGGCGAAAATGCAGACTGGCTTTGGTGCAGACAGGATTCCGGAAGCTCATATTCTTGAACTGTCAGAGCGATCTGCTAAAAATCAGAAACTGAAG ATTTGGGAAAACTATGTTGAAGGAGAGGAAGTCGTAAACGGTAACTCTACAGTAGAAACCAGACAGAAGGAAACATTAAAG GTTGTTGTCACGGAAGTACTTGGAGGCGGTCGATTCTATGTTCAGTCGGTTGGCGATCAAAAAGTAGCTTCGATTCAGAACCAGCTTGCATCTCTGAGTCTTAAAGACGCTCCCATTATTGGATCCTTCAATCCTAGGAAGGGTGACATCGTCCTTGCACAGTTTAGCTTGGATAACTCCTGGAACCGTGCAATG ATTGTTAACGGACCTCGAGGAGCAGTTCAGTCTCCGGATGAAAAGTTTGAAGTGTTCTACATCGATTATGGAAACCAAGAAACAGTTCCATACAGTGCAATTCGTCCTGTCGACCCTTCAGTATCTTCAGCACCAGGGCTCGCACAGCTCTGCAGACTTGCCTACATGAAAGTTCCAAGCCTGGAAGAGGACTTTGGTCCTGAAGCCGGAGAGTATTTGCATACGGTAACACTGGGTAGTGGTAAAGAGTTCAAGGCAGTGGTAGAGGAAAGAGATACTTCAGGAGGCAAAGTGAAAGGCCAAGGAACTGGAACCGAGCTCGCTGTAACTCTCATTGCTGTCGATGATGAGATATCTGTGAATGCAGCAATGCTTCAG GAAGGAATAGCGAGGATAGAGAAACGCAGGAAATGGGAACCGAAAGACAAGAAAGCAGCTCTTGATGCTCTTGAGAAGTTCCAAGACGAAGCTCGCAAATCTAGGACCGGAATCTGGCAGTACGGAGACATCCAGTCTGATGATGAGGACAGTGTTCCGGTCAGGAAACCGGGTCGCGGCTAG
- the LOC104726767 gene encoding staphylococcal nuclease domain-containing protein 1-like isoform X1, which produces MATVAATENQWLKGRVKAVTSGDCLVITALTHTRSGPPPEKTITLSSLMAPKLARRGGIDEAFAWESREFLRKLCIGKEVAFKVDYKVEAIAGREFGSVYLGNENVAKLVVQNGWAKVRAPGQQNQDKVSPYISELLLLEEQAQQEGLGRWSKVPGASEASIRNLPPSAVGDSGNFDAMGLLAASKGKPMEGIVEQVRDGSTIRVYLLPEFQFVQVFVAGLQAPSMGRRQSTQEAVVEPDVTATPNGDASAGPLTSAQRLAASAASSSVEVSSDPFAMEAKYFTELRVLNRDVRIVLEGVDKFNNLIGSVYYSEGETVKDLGLELIENGLAKYVEWSANMLEEEAKKKLKAVELQCKKNRVKMWANYVPPASNSKAIHDQNFTGKVVEVVSGDCLVVADDAIPFGSPMAERRVCLSSIRSPKMGNPRREEKPAPYAREAKEFLRQKLIGKQVIVQMEYSRKVIPGDGVATSGAAERVMDFGSVFLPSPTKADTDVAAAATPGVNIAELIISRGLGNVVRHRDFEERSNHYDALLAAEARAIAGKKGIQSAKDSPAMHITDLTVASAKKAKDFLPSLHRSRRISAVVEYVLSGHRFKLYIPKETCSIAFAFSGVRCPGRGEPYSEEAIALMRRKIMQRDVEIEVETVDRTGTFLGSMWEGKTNAGTYLLEAGLAKMQTGFGADRIPEAHILELSERSAKNQKLKIWENYVEGEEVVNGNSTVETRQKETLKVVVTEVLGGGRFYVQSVGDQKVASIQNQLASLSLKDAPIIGSFNPRKGDIVLAQFSLDNSWNRAMIVNGPRGAVQSPDEKFEVFYIDYGNQETVPYSAIRPVDPSVSSAPGLAQLCRLAYMKVPSLEEDFGPEAGEYLHTVTLGSGKEFKAVVEERDTSGGKVKGQGTGTELAVTLIAVDDEISVNAAMLQEGIARIEKRRKWEPKDKKAALDALEKFQDEARKSRTGIWQYGDIQSDDEDSVPVRKPGRG; this is translated from the exons ATGGCGACTGTGGCAGCAACTGAGAACCAGTGGCTCAAAGGGAGAGTTAAGGCTGTTACCTCCGGAGACTGCTTGGTCATCACTGCTTTGACCCACACCAGATCTGGCCCACCTCCTGAAAAGACCAtcactctttcttctcttatgGCTCCTAAGCTG GCTCGCAGGGGAGGGATAGATGAGGCTTTTGCATGGGAAAGCAGAGAGTTTCTGAGGAAGCTTTGTATTGGAAAG GAGGTTGCTTTCAAAGTGGATTACAAAGTGGAAGCTATTGCTGGAAGAGAATTTGGCTCGGTTTACCTTGGCAACGAAAATGTTGCTAAGCTTGTTGTGCAAAACGGCTGGGCAAAG GTCAGAGCGCCAGGTCAGCAGAATCAGGATAAGGTCAGTCCTTACATTTCAGAGCTGTTACTGCTAGAAGAGCAGGCTCAGCAGGAAGGGCTTGGTCGTTGGAGCAAG GTTCCTGGTGCTTCTGAGGCATCTATCAGAAATCTTCCTCCTTCTGCCGTTGGGGATTCTGGGAATTTTGATGCCATGGGTCTTTTAGCCGCAAGTAAAGGCAAGCCCATGGAAGGTATCGTTGAGCAAGTCCGTGATGGCAGTACCATCCGGGTTTATCTTCTTCCGGAGTTTCAGTTTGTGCAAGTATTTGTTGCTGGACTCCAG GCTCCCTCGATGGGAAGGAGACAATCTACTCAAGAAGCTGTTGTTGAGCCAGATGTTACAGCAACTCCAAATGGAGATGCTTCTGCTGGTCCTCTAACATCAGCTCAGAGACTCGCTGCCTCAGCAGCATCATCGTCCGTTGAGGTTTCCTCTGACCCTTTTGCAATGGAAGCCAAGTACTTTACTGAGCTCCGTGTGCTCAATAGAGAT GTTCGCATTGTTCTTGAAGGCGTGGACAAATTCAACAATCTGATTGGGTCAGTTTATTATTCTGAGGGAGAGACAGTAAAAGACTTGGGGTTGGAGCTTATTGAAAAC GGCCTTGCTAAGTATGTTGAGTGGAGTGCCAATATGTTAGAGGAAGAAGCTAAAAAGAAGCTGAAAGCTGTTGAACTTCAATGCAAGAAAAACCGGGTTAAAATGTGGGCAAACTATGTCCCTCCAGCTTCCAACTCTAAGGCTATCCATGATCAGAACTTTACCGGAAAG GTAGTGGAAGTTGTGAGTGGGGATTGCTTGGTAGTTGCTGATGATGCTATCCCATTCGGGAGCCCAATGGCAGAGCGGAGAGTTTGTCTTTCGAGCATTAGGTCTCCTAAAATGGGAAACCCACGCAGAGAGGAGAAACCTGCCCCTTATGCACGGGAAGCCAAGGAGTTTCTGAGACAAAAGCTTATTGGAAAGCAG GTTATCGTTCAAATGGAATACTCAAGGAAGGTCATCCCAGGTGATGGTGTTGCTACATCTGGAGCTGCTGAGAGGGTCATGGATTTTGGCTCAGTATTCCTTCCATCTCCTACCAAGGCTGATACAGATGTAGCAGCTGCAGCAACTCCTGGAGTGAATATTGCTGAACTCATTATTTCCCGTGGGTTAGGGAATGTTGTTAGACATCGGGACTTTGAAGAGAGGTCAAACCATTACGACGCACTCCTAGCTGCTGAAGCTCGTGCTATTGCTGGCAAGAAGGGGATCCAATCTGCAAAG GATTCTCCAGCCATGCACATTACAGACCTGACTGTGGCCTCAGCCAAGAAGGCTAAAGATTTCCTGCCATCCCTGCACAGAAGCAGGAGAATATCTGCAGTTGTGGAATATGTCCTGAGTGGACATCGGTTCAAGCTATACATCCCAAAGGAAACGTGCAGTATTGCCTTTGCATTCTCTGGTGTCAGATGTCCTGGGCGTGGCGAACCTTATTCAGAAGAAGCTATTGCTTTAATGAGACGTAAGATCATGCAGAGAGATGTCGAG ATCGAAGTTGAAACTGTGGATAGAACCGGTACCTTTTTGGGATCAATGTGGGAAGGGAAGACCAATGCAGGAACATATCTTCTTGAAGCTGGCCTGGCGAAAATGCAGACTGGCTTTGGTGCAGACAGGATTCCGGAAGCTCATATTCTTGAACTGTCAGAGCGATCTGCTAAAAATCAGAAACTGAAG ATTTGGGAAAACTATGTTGAAGGAGAGGAAGTCGTAAACGGTAACTCTACAGTAGAAACCAGACAGAAGGAAACATTAAAG GTTGTTGTCACGGAAGTACTTGGAGGCGGTCGATTCTATGTTCAGTCGGTTGGCGATCAAAAAGTAGCTTCGATTCAGAACCAGCTTGCATCTCTGAGTCTTAAAGACGCTCCCATTATTGGATCCTTCAATCCTAGGAAGGGTGACATCGTCCTTGCACAGTTTAGCTTGGATAACTCCTGGAACCGTGCAATG ATTGTTAACGGACCTCGAGGAGCAGTTCAGTCTCCGGATGAAAAGTTTGAAGTGTTCTACATCGATTATGGAAACCAAGAAACAGTTCCATACAGTGCAATTCGTCCTGTCGACCCTTCAGTATCTTCAGCACCAGGGCTCGCACAGCTCTGCAGACTTGCCTACATGAAAGTTCCAAGCCTGGAAGAGGACTTTGGTCCTGAAGCCGGAGAGTATTTGCATACGGTAACACTGGGTAGTGGTAAAGAGTTCAAGGCAGTGGTAGAGGAAAGAGATACTTCAGGAGGCAAAGTGAAAGGCCAAGGAACTGGAACCGAGCTCGCTGTAACTCTCATTGCTGTCGATGATGAGATATCTGTGAATGCAGCAATGCTTCAG GAAGGAATAGCGAGGATAGAGAAACGCAGGAAATGGGAACCGAAAGACAAGAAAGCAGCTCTTGATGCTCTTGAGAAGTTCCAAGACGAAGCTCGCAAATCTAGGACCGGAATCTGGCAGTACGGAGACATCCAGTCTGATGATGAGGACAGTGTTCCGGTCAGGAAACCGGGTCGCGGCTAG
- the LOC104726768 gene encoding calnexin homolog 1: protein MRERQLSSVLLLLLAFVSFQKLCYCDDQTVLYESFDEAFDGRWIVSKNGEYEGVWKHAKSEGHEDYGLLVSEKARKYGIVRELDEPLNLKEGTVVLQYEVRFQEGLECGGAYLKYLRPQESGWTPQGFDSESPYSIMFGPDKCGATNKVHFILKHKNPKSGEYVEHHLKFPPSVPYDKLSHVYTAILKPDNEVRILVDGEEKKKANLLSGEDFEPALIPAKTIPDPEDKKPEDWDERAKIPDPNAVKPDDWDEDAPMEIEDEEAEKPEGWLDDEPEEVDDPEATKPEDWDDEEDGMWEAPKIDNPKCEAGPGCGEWKRPMKKNPAYKGKWSSPLIDNPAYKGIWKPRDIPNPDYFELDRPDYEPIAAIGIEIWTMQDGILFDNILIAKDEKVAETYRQTTWKPKFDDEKEKQKAEEEAAGSADGLKSYQKFVFDLLNKVADLSFLSAYKSKITELTEKAEQKPNLTIGVLVSIVVVIFSLFVKLIFGGKKAAAPVEKKKPEVAESSKSEDEAEKKEETAAPRKRQPRRDN from the exons ATGAGAGAACGGCAACTATCTTCCGTCCTTTTGCTTCTCTTAGCTTTCGTTTCGTTCCAGAAGCTTTGCTACTGTGACGATCAAACG GTTCTTTATGAATCGTTTGATGAGGCGTTTGATGGTCGCTGGATCGTTTCGAAGAATGGTGAATACGAAG GTGTATGGAAGCATGCAAAGAGCGAGGGACATGAAGATTATGGGCTTCTCGTAAGCGAGAAGGCTAGGAAATATGGAATTGTGAGAGAGCTTGACGAGCCTCTAAACCTCAAGGAAGGAACTGTTGTTCTTCAGTACGAGGTTCGTTTCCAGGAAGGGCTTGAGTGTGGTGGTGCTTACTTGAAGTACCTCCGCCCTCAGGAATCTGGATGGACACCACAGGGATTCGATAGTGAATCCCCTTACTCCATTATGTTTGGGCCAGACAAGTGTGGAGCCACAAACAAAGTGCATTTCATCTTGAAGCACAAGAACCCCAAGAGTGGCGAGTACGTTGAGCACCACCTTAAGTTCCCTCCCTCTGTTCCTTATGACAAGCTTTCCCATGTCTACACTGCCATCTTGAAACCCGACAATGAGGTTAGAATTTTGGTTGatggagaggagaagaagaaggccaATTTACTATCTGGTGAAGACTTTGAGCCTGCATTGATCCCTGCCAAGACTATCCCTGACCCTGAAGACAAGAAGCCAGAAGACTGGGATGAGAGAGCCAAGATTCCCGACCCAAATGCTGTGAAGCCTGATGACTGGGACGAGGATGCACCTATGGAGATTGAAGATGAGGAAGCTGAGAAACCCGAAGGATGGTTGGATGATGAGCCTGAGGAAGTCGATGACCCCGAGGCAACCAAGCCTGAAGATTgggatgatgaggaagatggtATGTGGGAGGCTCCTAAGATTGACAACCCCAAGTGTGAAGCAGGACCCGGTTGTGGTGAATGGAAGAGACCAATGAAGAAGAATCCTGCATACAAGGGAAAATGGAGTTCGCCTCTTATCGATAACCCAGCTTACAAGGGAATCTGGAAACCCAGAGATATCCCTAACCCTGACTACTTTGAGCTAGACAGACCAGATTATGAACCCATTGCAGCCATCGGTATAGAGATCTGGACAATGCAAGACGGTATCTTGTTTGACAACATCTTGATAGCTAAAGACGAGAAGGTTGCTGAGACTTACAGACAGACCACATGGAAACCCAAATTCgatgatgagaaagagaaacaaaaggcagaagaagaagctgctggCTCTGCGGATGGTCTTAAGAGCTACCAG AAGTTTGTATTTGACCTCTTGAACAAGGTTGCGGATTTATCTTTCCTAAGTGCCTACAAGTCTAAGATCACG GAACTTACTGAGAAAGCTGAGCAAAAACCAAACTTAACAATTGGTGTTCTCGTCTCCATTGTGGTTGTTATTTTCTCGCTCTTCGTCAAGCTTATCTTCGGTggcaaaaag GCAGCTGCACCCgtggaaaagaagaaaccagAAGTAGCAGAGAGTTCAAAGAGTGAGgatgaagcagagaagaaggaagaaaccGCAGCACCACGCAAAAGGCAACCGAGACGTGATAATTAG